In the Rubripirellula tenax genome, one interval contains:
- a CDS encoding carbon starvation CstA family protein, with translation MSTLLIAVGAMVAYLVAYHTYGRWLARKIFRLDPLAGVPSVELNDDCDFVPTNKSVLFGHHFTSIAGTGPIVGPAIAVMWGWLPALVWVLLGSILVGAVHDFGSLVVSIRSRGQTVGDVAGRVLNRRVRMLFLLILFMALTIVLAIFGLVIATVFKQYPASIIPCLVQIPIAVAIGMWLHRKNVNLLIPSILALVAMYVSLIHGNDGFLGSINQAMSQWSVITWVLLLLIYSYVASVLPVWLLLQPRDYINSLQLITALGLVVVGLVVAGLFGGAPIEASGKRIPLEIVAPMIRMDPVGAPSVIPFLFITIACGACSGFHCLVSSGTSSKQIKNESDALFVGYGSMLAEGFLATIVILACVAGLGLGASAVGSTDVLTGADAFNARYATWASAKGLGPTVGAFVDGSANFLKAIAVPSQIAVAIMGVLVASFAGTTLDTACRLQRYVIQELAATFVGDQADRDKLGKPKRSFNPMVWLTNKHGATIFAVTLGVIIAALPAPQTPVTFAESITGNLPADYVAANSDLPTAATAGGLGGAAWWLTTFAGKGGLILWPLFGATNQLLAGLAFLVISFFLWRRRVPVWFIVIPMIFMLIVPAWAMLSELPGWLSEDNPNWVVIGVGIATLVLEAWMLIEAAILWPRVRGILETPAAVPNREGNA, from the coding sequence ATGAGTACTCTTTTGATTGCCGTCGGCGCGATGGTGGCGTATTTGGTTGCATACCATACGTATGGCCGGTGGTTGGCTCGGAAAATCTTCCGGCTCGATCCGTTGGCCGGCGTTCCCAGCGTCGAGCTAAACGACGATTGCGACTTCGTGCCGACGAACAAATCGGTGCTGTTTGGACACCACTTCACGTCCATTGCGGGGACCGGTCCGATTGTGGGCCCCGCCATCGCAGTGATGTGGGGGTGGTTGCCAGCGCTTGTTTGGGTCTTGCTGGGTTCTATCTTGGTCGGTGCGGTTCATGATTTCGGGTCGCTGGTCGTTTCCATTCGCAGCCGTGGGCAAACCGTCGGCGACGTAGCAGGTCGGGTGTTGAATCGAAGGGTCCGGATGCTGTTCTTGCTGATCCTGTTCATGGCACTGACCATCGTGCTGGCCATCTTTGGTTTGGTCATCGCGACCGTTTTCAAACAGTACCCTGCGTCCATCATCCCGTGCTTGGTCCAGATTCCGATCGCCGTTGCGATCGGAATGTGGTTGCATCGTAAGAACGTCAACCTGTTGATTCCATCGATCCTTGCGCTGGTGGCGATGTATGTCTCGTTGATCCATGGAAACGACGGATTTTTGGGCAGCATCAATCAAGCCATGTCCCAGTGGTCCGTGATCACTTGGGTGTTGCTGTTGCTGATTTATTCTTACGTCGCATCGGTATTGCCCGTCTGGTTGCTGCTGCAACCACGTGACTACATCAATTCGTTGCAGTTGATCACTGCGCTGGGGCTGGTCGTTGTCGGCTTGGTCGTGGCGGGTTTGTTCGGCGGTGCCCCGATCGAAGCGTCGGGGAAGCGGATCCCGCTTGAGATCGTTGCGCCGATGATTCGCATGGATCCGGTCGGTGCACCATCGGTGATACCGTTCCTGTTCATCACGATCGCTTGCGGCGCTTGCAGCGGATTTCATTGCTTGGTTTCGTCGGGGACATCCAGCAAGCAAATCAAGAATGAATCCGACGCCTTGTTCGTTGGCTATGGATCGATGTTGGCCGAAGGATTTTTGGCGACGATCGTCATCCTGGCCTGCGTCGCCGGATTGGGATTGGGGGCCAGTGCCGTTGGCAGCACCGACGTCTTGACGGGCGCCGATGCGTTCAATGCGAGGTATGCGACATGGGCGTCGGCGAAGGGGTTGGGGCCAACCGTAGGCGCGTTCGTCGATGGATCGGCAAACTTCTTGAAAGCCATCGCGGTACCTTCGCAGATTGCGGTCGCCATCATGGGCGTTCTGGTCGCTTCGTTCGCGGGCACGACGCTGGACACGGCGTGCCGATTGCAACGCTACGTGATCCAAGAACTCGCAGCGACTTTCGTGGGCGATCAAGCCGATCGTGACAAACTCGGCAAGCCGAAACGGTCGTTCAATCCGATGGTCTGGTTAACGAACAAACACGGAGCCACCATCTTTGCGGTAACGTTGGGGGTTATCATTGCCGCACTGCCGGCACCCCAGACTCCGGTCACCTTCGCCGAGTCCATCACCGGTAACCTGCCAGCGGACTATGTTGCTGCGAATTCCGACTTGCCGACTGCTGCGACGGCGGGCGGGCTTGGCGGCGCGGCATGGTGGCTGACCACGTTTGCCGGCAAGGGCGGATTGATTTTGTGGCCACTGTTTGGTGCGACGAATCAGTTGTTGGCCGGGCTGGCGTTCTTGGTGATTTCATTCTTCTTGTGGCGACGGAGAGTTCCCGTTTGGTTCATCGTTATCCCCATGATTTTCATGCTGATCGTCCCGGCCTGGGCGATGCTATCGGAGCTGCCCGGTTGGCTGAGCGAAGACAATCCGAACTGGGTCGTTATCGGCGTCGGAATCGCAACACTTGTTCTAGAAGCATGGATGTTGATCGAAGCCGCGATCTTGTGGCCGCGAGTCAGGGGGATCCTCGAGACGCCGGCAGCGGTTCCAAATCGCGAAGGAAACGCTTAG
- a CDS encoding FAD-dependent oxidoreductase produces the protein MSENIEKTVIIGSGPAGWSAAIYAARANLSPVVYEGTFKPEMIPLGQLAFTTEVENYAGFPAGNVRAFVESAVSQDRHYNLPPAPAGHEKDGQPHYAVQGTELMELMKQQALNFETRVVGDDIERVEFSNSGPHTLYPGSGDPIKTHTVIVATGARANYLGLPSEEKYKNKGVSACAVCDGALPIYRSKPLAVVGAGDSAVEEATYLANLKGAATIYMIVRRDQMRASKVMQDRALNHPNIEVLWNSVVGEVYGDEKLVTGLKINSTVDDTTRDLAVGGMFVAIGHTPNTAFLDGALDVNEAGYVKWTKPFRTNTSVRAVFAAGDVADDYYRQAITSAGTGCMAALDAERYLAELES, from the coding sequence GTGTCGGAAAACATTGAAAAAACAGTCATCATCGGCAGTGGCCCCGCAGGCTGGTCCGCCGCCATCTACGCGGCTCGAGCCAATTTGAGTCCCGTCGTCTACGAAGGAACTTTCAAACCCGAGATGATTCCGCTGGGCCAGCTCGCTTTCACAACCGAAGTGGAAAACTACGCCGGATTCCCGGCTGGGAATGTTCGCGCGTTCGTTGAATCGGCGGTCAGCCAAGATCGTCACTACAATCTGCCGCCCGCCCCGGCTGGACACGAAAAGGACGGCCAGCCGCACTACGCCGTTCAAGGCACCGAGTTGATGGAGTTGATGAAACAGCAAGCACTCAACTTCGAAACGCGTGTTGTGGGCGATGACATCGAACGTGTCGAGTTCTCGAATTCGGGACCTCATACGCTCTATCCAGGATCAGGCGATCCGATCAAGACCCACACCGTCATCGTGGCAACTGGCGCGCGAGCCAACTATCTGGGTTTACCGTCGGAAGAGAAGTACAAGAACAAGGGCGTCAGTGCGTGTGCCGTATGCGACGGCGCACTTCCAATCTATCGAAGCAAGCCGTTGGCCGTTGTCGGCGCCGGCGATTCGGCGGTGGAAGAAGCCACTTATTTGGCAAACCTGAAGGGCGCGGCAACGATCTACATGATCGTTCGACGCGACCAAATGCGTGCTTCGAAGGTGATGCAGGATCGTGCACTCAATCACCCCAACATCGAAGTCTTGTGGAATAGCGTTGTTGGCGAAGTCTATGGCGACGAAAAACTGGTAACCGGACTGAAGATCAACAGCACGGTTGACGATACGACTCGCGATTTGGCCGTCGGTGGCATGTTCGTTGCCATCGGGCACACGCCCAATACGGCGTTCTTGGATGGCGCCCTGGACGTTAACGAAGCAGGCTATGTGAAGTGGACCAAGCCGTTCCGGACGAATACCAGCGTTCGCGCAGTTTTTGCGGCAGGTGATGTCGCCGACGATTATTATCGTCAAGCGATCACTTCGGCCGGTACGGGCTGCATGGCTGCCCTGGATGCGGAACGTTACCTGGCCGAACTTGAATCATAG
- a CDS encoding divalent metal cation transporter has translation MNNQTDFSREDAMLADAATKGPLGKSLIYTRLSGPGWLQGAITLGGGSLAGALYLGVIAGYDLMWLQPIAMVLGVIMLSAISYVALSTGERPFQTLKTHISPVLAWGWLIATMMANIVWCLPQFALGTASVQQNLLPSTNTDSGKAIVAVTILVVASIVVWFYNSGSKGIKAFELILKAMVGVVVLSFFGVVLAMTFEGALDWGKIFAGFVPNLTYLFEPVPSLAASVSETGEYSDWWTNMIAGIQKDRIITAFATAVGINMTFLLPYSMLRKGWGVKHRTLAIFDLSIGLIVPFVLATSCVVIAAASQFHGNTSDVMRMLDNGQTDASEVKEYFKFLDKRILQESPNASESEIVLARESLPEADKQIAAMLVGRDNFALAGTLEPLVGRTVAQTLFGVGVLGMAVSTIIILMLINGFAFCELMNVPPEGTMHRIGSFIPAVGVLGPFVWGQAAPALAVPTSVIGGAMLPIAYLSFLLLMNSRRALGDAMPTGGKRFVWNTLMILATGVAGFGSAWGLLSKGMIGYVALGGIAVMLLLGIGGFIKKQSEN, from the coding sequence ATGAACAATCAAACCGACTTTTCGCGTGAAGACGCGATGTTAGCCGACGCCGCGACGAAGGGGCCACTTGGAAAATCCCTCATTTACACGCGGCTTTCCGGTCCTGGATGGCTGCAAGGCGCGATCACGCTTGGCGGCGGGTCGCTGGCCGGTGCGTTGTATCTGGGCGTCATCGCCGGCTATGACCTGATGTGGTTACAGCCGATTGCGATGGTTTTGGGAGTCATCATGTTGAGCGCGATTAGCTATGTCGCGCTGTCAACGGGCGAACGTCCCTTTCAAACGTTGAAGACGCACATCAGCCCCGTGTTAGCATGGGGATGGCTGATCGCCACGATGATGGCCAACATCGTTTGGTGCTTGCCACAGTTCGCCCTTGGGACGGCATCGGTCCAGCAGAATCTGCTTCCATCGACCAACACTGACTCTGGTAAAGCGATCGTGGCAGTGACCATCTTGGTTGTGGCTTCGATTGTGGTCTGGTTTTACAACTCGGGCAGCAAAGGGATCAAAGCGTTTGAGCTGATCTTGAAAGCGATGGTAGGTGTGGTCGTGCTTTCGTTCTTTGGCGTTGTTTTGGCGATGACGTTCGAGGGAGCACTCGATTGGGGCAAGATTTTTGCCGGCTTCGTTCCCAACTTGACCTATCTATTCGAACCAGTGCCAAGCCTTGCCGCCTCGGTTTCGGAAACGGGTGAGTACAGTGATTGGTGGACGAACATGATCGCGGGCATTCAAAAAGACCGAATCATCACGGCGTTCGCGACCGCCGTCGGCATTAACATGACGTTCCTGTTGCCTTATTCGATGCTTCGCAAGGGCTGGGGCGTCAAGCACCGCACGCTCGCGATTTTCGATTTGTCGATCGGTTTGATCGTGCCGTTCGTTTTGGCAACCAGTTGCGTTGTGATTGCGGCGGCAAGCCAATTTCATGGCAACACCTCGGACGTCATGCGAATGCTAGATAATGGGCAAACCGACGCCAGCGAAGTGAAGGAGTATTTCAAATTCCTGGACAAACGAATTTTGCAGGAGTCACCCAATGCCAGCGAGAGCGAAATCGTGCTCGCCCGTGAATCCCTTCCCGAAGCAGACAAGCAAATCGCAGCCATGTTGGTCGGACGCGATAACTTTGCTTTGGCCGGAACGCTTGAACCATTGGTTGGTCGCACGGTCGCTCAGACCCTGTTCGGCGTCGGCGTTTTGGGGATGGCCGTATCGACCATCATCATTTTGATGCTGATTAATGGGTTCGCGTTTTGCGAACTGATGAATGTACCGCCCGAAGGAACGATGCACCGAATCGGAAGCTTTATCCCCGCGGTCGGTGTCCTCGGACCGTTTGTCTGGGGACAAGCCGCGCCGGCGCTTGCGGTTCCGACATCGGTCATCGGTGGTGCGATGTTGCCGATCGCCTACCTTTCGTTTCTGTTGCTGATGAACTCGCGGCGAGCACTCGGCGATGCGATGCCAACAGGCGGCAAACGATTCGTTTGGAATACGCTGATGATTCTGGCAACCGGTGTGGCCGGCTTCGGATCGGCCTGGGGATTGCTGAGCAAAGGGATGATCGGATACGTCGCCCTCGGTGGTATTGCGGTGATGCTACTTCTAGGCATCGGCGGATTCATCAAGAAGCAATCAGAGAACTAA
- the asnS gene encoding asparagine--tRNA ligase, translating to MSNWISVDKARQTSAIAPDAEIRGWVRTRRDSKGGFSFIEINDGSCFGNLQVVAPAELPNYADEIQKLSVGCSVVIVGEIKESPAAGQPTELHATNVRVLGWADPETYPMQKKRHTFEKLREWAHLRPRTNTFGAVARVRNQISQSIHHFFNDNGFFYTHTPIITASDCEGAGEMFRVTSLDLEMLAKKGGPVNYKYDFFEKPAHLTVSGQLNGEAYATAMGRIYTFGPTFRAENSNTSRHLAEFWMVEPEAAFFDLSDNMKLAEDFLKRIFTDCLNKCGEDMKFFDERIEKGKIEQLTAVIEKPFAHMTYTDAVDVLTSSSEKFEYPVQWGTDLQAEHERFLTEKHVGGPLILTDYPSTIKPFYMRVSDDGKTVAAMDVLVPGVGEIIGGSQREERLDVLLSRMDEAGLNQADYDWYIDLRRFGTVPHAGFGLGLERAVQYATGMANIRDVIPFPRTPGNADF from the coding sequence ATGAGCAACTGGATCAGCGTCGACAAGGCCCGTCAAACATCGGCGATCGCACCCGATGCAGAAATTCGCGGTTGGGTGCGAACAAGACGAGACAGCAAGGGCGGCTTCAGCTTTATCGAAATCAACGATGGAAGCTGCTTCGGTAATTTGCAAGTCGTTGCGCCGGCCGAGCTGCCCAACTATGCAGACGAGATTCAAAAGCTGTCCGTTGGGTGCAGCGTCGTCATCGTTGGTGAAATCAAAGAGTCACCGGCGGCTGGACAGCCCACCGAATTGCACGCCACCAACGTCCGGGTGCTGGGGTGGGCCGACCCCGAAACGTATCCGATGCAAAAGAAGCGTCACACGTTCGAAAAGCTTCGCGAGTGGGCTCACCTACGTCCGCGTACAAACACGTTTGGCGCCGTCGCACGCGTCCGCAATCAAATCAGTCAATCAATTCACCATTTCTTCAACGACAATGGTTTTTTCTATACACACACACCCATCATCACGGCCAGTGATTGCGAAGGCGCCGGCGAGATGTTTCGCGTCACGTCGCTGGACCTCGAGATGCTGGCCAAGAAGGGCGGACCGGTCAACTACAAGTACGACTTTTTCGAAAAACCGGCGCACTTGACCGTCAGCGGTCAGCTGAACGGAGAAGCCTACGCGACCGCGATGGGGCGGATCTATACATTCGGCCCAACCTTTCGCGCCGAGAACAGCAACACGTCGCGGCACCTCGCTGAATTTTGGATGGTCGAACCGGAAGCTGCGTTCTTTGACCTGTCGGACAATATGAAGCTTGCCGAAGACTTTTTGAAACGCATCTTCACCGATTGCTTGAACAAGTGCGGCGAAGACATGAAGTTCTTTGACGAACGAATCGAGAAGGGAAAGATCGAACAGCTGACCGCCGTGATCGAAAAACCGTTCGCTCACATGACCTACACCGACGCGGTGGATGTACTGACATCATCGAGTGAAAAATTCGAGTATCCGGTCCAATGGGGTACCGATCTACAAGCCGAACACGAACGCTTTCTGACGGAAAAGCATGTCGGCGGACCACTGATTTTGACCGACTATCCGTCGACCATCAAACCGTTTTACATGCGTGTTTCCGATGACGGAAAAACGGTCGCGGCGATGGACGTTCTGGTCCCTGGCGTCGGTGAAATCATCGGTGGCAGCCAGCGGGAAGAACGGCTCGATGTGCTGCTATCGCGAATGGACGAAGCGGGGCTCAATCAAGCCGACTACGACTGGTACATCGATCTGCGTCGGTTCGGCACGGTTCCTCACGCCGGGTTTGGGCTAGGACTCGAACGCGCGGTTCAGTACGCCACCGGGATGGCCAACATCCGTGACGTCATCCCGTTCCCGCGAACGCCGGGCAACGCTGATTTCTAG
- a CDS encoding ABC transporter substrate-binding protein, translated as MSVKPNVFCVAVFLIATVVGCGGSRDSAKSPTSDSVPVPASDKVAVQLNWYPEAEHGGVYQAWADGTYKSAGLTVDVRPGGRATPVAPELQLGRVQFAMANADDVVLFRREGMDIVAVLAVLQNSPRCILVREDSGVEDFKGLAGMTLQRQAGRMFLEFMRSKGFLDKVTEVPYHGSVSSMIADPKIAIQAYSFAEPLLAREQGVEVRTLMVSELGWNPYSSVLITSGKLIREQPELVRTFVKATQQGWANYLADSKLGNEAILSANEHGMTQEALDFGSKELTPLALPEGMAIDQIGAMSQARWKTLVDQMDALDPGAAGKVKAEDCFTDQFLMNGSD; from the coding sequence ATGTCGGTAAAACCAAACGTCTTTTGCGTCGCCGTCTTTTTAATTGCCACAGTCGTTGGTTGTGGTGGTTCCAGGGATTCGGCGAAGTCGCCAACGTCCGATTCGGTTCCCGTACCGGCCAGCGACAAAGTTGCCGTCCAATTGAACTGGTACCCCGAAGCCGAACACGGTGGGGTTTACCAAGCCTGGGCCGATGGGACCTACAAGTCCGCGGGTTTAACGGTTGACGTCCGCCCGGGTGGACGTGCAACGCCTGTGGCGCCGGAACTGCAACTTGGGCGTGTCCAATTTGCGATGGCCAACGCCGATGACGTTGTCTTGTTCCGCCGCGAAGGGATGGACATTGTTGCCGTGTTGGCGGTGCTGCAAAACAGTCCGCGCTGCATCCTGGTGCGTGAAGACAGTGGCGTGGAGGATTTTAAGGGATTGGCCGGTATGACGCTGCAACGACAAGCCGGTCGCATGTTTCTCGAGTTCATGCGGTCGAAGGGTTTCCTTGACAAAGTCACCGAGGTCCCCTACCACGGCAGCGTGTCGTCGATGATTGCCGATCCCAAGATTGCTATCCAGGCTTATTCGTTCGCCGAACCGTTGCTTGCCCGAGAGCAAGGTGTTGAAGTTCGCACGCTGATGGTAAGCGAGTTAGGTTGGAACCCGTACAGCAGTGTGTTGATCACGTCCGGCAAGCTGATTCGTGAGCAACCCGAATTGGTTCGAACGTTTGTGAAGGCGACTCAGCAAGGATGGGCAAACTACCTCGCCGATTCCAAGTTGGGCAACGAGGCGATCCTATCGGCCAACGAACACGGAATGACCCAGGAAGCATTGGACTTCGGCAGCAAAGAGTTGACTCCGTTGGCTCTGCCCGAGGGCATGGCCATTGATCAAATCGGCGCAATGTCGCAAGCCCGTTGGAAAACACTGGTGGATCAAATGGACGCACTCGACCCAGGTGCCGCCGGAAAGGTGAAAGCCGAAGACTGTTTCACCGACCAATTTCTGATGAACGGATCTGACTAG
- a CDS encoding ABC transporter permease produces the protein MIERRRRFSVADATTSAVLVTLVAVLGISIWYAVVRWFDLPKALLPTPIECLLAAIENRDALFRGTLSTGVSAVTGLVVAIVVGSLIAVVFSLSRRLRLAFFPYVILLQTVPIVAIAPLLIIWSGYTFRTVVIVTVIVCLFPIVNSVTSGLMSIDRDASDLFRLYGASRRRQLTKLQIPSAIRHLMLGAKTSSGLAVIGAIVAEFFVGNGTSYDGLGTLMTGWQALTKTDALIAALFASAFLGLALFGSVQLVSATLLRRWTSTRPTR, from the coding sequence ATGATCGAACGTCGCCGCCGCTTCAGCGTCGCCGATGCGACCACCAGCGCCGTATTGGTCACCTTGGTGGCGGTACTGGGGATCTCGATCTGGTACGCCGTCGTGCGTTGGTTCGACTTGCCCAAGGCGCTTCTGCCAACGCCGATTGAGTGTCTGTTGGCCGCGATCGAGAATCGCGATGCGTTGTTTCGCGGGACGCTATCGACGGGAGTTTCGGCCGTCACGGGGCTGGTCGTCGCGATCGTGGTGGGATCGTTGATCGCGGTCGTGTTTAGTCTGTCGCGTCGTCTGCGTTTGGCCTTCTTTCCTTATGTCATTTTGCTGCAAACGGTGCCCATCGTTGCGATCGCTCCGCTGTTGATCATTTGGAGCGGCTACACGTTCCGAACCGTCGTGATTGTCACGGTGATCGTGTGTCTGTTTCCGATCGTCAACAGTGTGACTTCGGGGCTGATGTCGATCGACCGTGACGCGTCGGACCTCTTTCGACTCTACGGTGCCAGTCGGCGACGGCAATTGACGAAACTACAAATCCCTTCGGCCATCCGCCATCTGATGCTTGGCGCGAAAACCAGCAGCGGACTTGCGGTCATCGGTGCAATTGTGGCCGAGTTCTTTGTCGGCAACGGAACCAGCTATGACGGGCTGGGGACATTGATGACCGGATGGCAGGCGCTGACCAAGACGGATGCACTGATCGCGGCCTTATTTGCGTCAGCTTTTCTGGGTCTAGCTCTGTTCGGGAGCGTCCAATTGGTGTCGGCAACGCTTTTGAGGCGATGGACATCAACGCGGCCGACTCGGTAG
- a CDS encoding ABC transporter ATP-binding protein yields MTKIATANESTIRCEGVSMEFGGGIRAVANVQLVAAAGQILSLVGPSGCGKTTLLRLMAGLESPTDGRVVLEPPTAGKLGQIAFVFQQPSLLPWRTAVENVALPLELISRGNRHERKDAAMEMLTRVGLSDALDRYPHQLSGGMKMRVSIARALVTGPSILLLDEPFAALDDMLRTQLGEMLLQLWDDQRFTAVMVTHNIGESIFLSHRIAVMRSGQVKTVVDNPLPFPRTDSVRSTAQFGRFYGVVSATLRGEA; encoded by the coding sequence TTGACGAAGATCGCCACCGCCAATGAATCAACGATCCGCTGTGAGGGCGTTTCAATGGAATTCGGTGGTGGCATTCGCGCCGTCGCGAATGTCCAACTGGTCGCCGCCGCGGGCCAAATCTTGTCGCTGGTCGGTCCGAGCGGTTGCGGCAAAACGACGCTTCTGCGGCTGATGGCCGGGTTGGAATCCCCGACCGATGGTAGGGTCGTTCTTGAACCACCAACGGCGGGGAAACTTGGGCAAATCGCATTTGTTTTTCAGCAGCCTTCGTTGCTGCCTTGGCGAACAGCGGTTGAAAACGTTGCGTTACCGTTGGAATTGATATCGCGGGGCAACCGACACGAGCGAAAAGATGCTGCGATGGAGATGCTCACGCGCGTGGGCTTATCGGACGCTCTGGATCGATATCCCCACCAATTGTCAGGGGGGATGAAGATGCGAGTATCGATCGCTCGAGCATTGGTGACCGGCCCCAGCATTTTGTTGCTCGACGAACCGTTTGCGGCGCTCGACGATATGCTGCGGACCCAGTTGGGCGAAATGCTGTTGCAGTTGTGGGACGACCAGCGATTTACCGCAGTGATGGTAACGCACAACATCGGCGAGTCGATTTTTCTGTCGCACCGAATCGCGGTAATGCGTTCCGGACAAGTGAAGACGGTCGTGGACAACCCACTGCCGTTTCCGAGGACGGATTCCGTTCGCAGTACCGCACAGTTCGGTCGCTTTTATGGTGTGGTCAGCGCTACGCTTCGAGGTGAAGCATGA
- a CDS encoding cadherin repeat domain-containing protein, whose translation MTQRERFLAILVGGLLIAGGVWWGFDKYRTAVKKRTNEITRLQEEQQRLTEQQLQGEYANRQMGEYMVRSLPGNLEIAQGMYQQWLISIVQQNEIAGYSVDPIGPRPVGGLYHQMSFRVLGTADVPKTVALLHSFYAKDYLHRIRDLSLRPTKTGSFTVELTVDAIALMTAPNELPERKDDSWRVDGSLAAYQDPIMNRNLFQPPNQAPRYEGSPTIEAIVGRETPAPLTFKDAEGNTLRYELIDGPTDLVSLSSESGTLKINSPDKKEFPISVRVTDNGHPAQSTEQTLTVKVVDPPPPPAVEPEKPKFDDATQTVLTGLVKGRDDWEAWMHVRTRDKTLKLRVGDKFEIGTLKGEVIEVTRRYAVLEIDGRRFNLQQSGNLSEAAKASEED comes from the coding sequence ATGACTCAACGTGAACGTTTCCTAGCCATTTTGGTTGGTGGCCTGTTGATTGCCGGTGGTGTTTGGTGGGGGTTCGATAAGTATCGAACGGCTGTCAAAAAGCGCACCAACGAAATCACTCGGCTGCAAGAAGAGCAGCAACGATTGACCGAGCAACAATTGCAAGGTGAATACGCCAACCGCCAAATGGGCGAGTACATGGTGCGATCACTACCAGGAAATCTGGAAATCGCTCAAGGAATGTATCAACAGTGGTTGATCAGCATCGTCCAGCAAAACGAAATCGCTGGTTACAGCGTCGACCCGATCGGGCCGCGTCCGGTCGGTGGTCTGTACCATCAAATGTCCTTCCGTGTACTGGGGACAGCGGATGTCCCCAAGACGGTTGCGTTGCTGCATTCGTTTTATGCCAAAGATTACTTGCACCGCATTCGCGACTTATCGCTGCGTCCGACCAAGACGGGAAGCTTCACCGTCGAGTTGACGGTTGATGCGATCGCGTTGATGACCGCGCCCAATGAATTGCCAGAACGGAAAGATGATTCATGGCGCGTCGACGGAAGTTTGGCGGCCTATCAGGATCCGATCATGAATCGCAACCTGTTCCAACCGCCCAACCAAGCGCCGCGTTACGAAGGCAGCCCAACGATCGAAGCGATCGTCGGTCGCGAAACACCTGCGCCGTTGACATTCAAGGACGCCGAAGGAAATACGCTTCGATATGAACTGATCGACGGGCCGACCGACTTGGTGTCACTCAGTAGCGAGTCGGGAACGCTAAAGATCAACAGCCCCGACAAGAAAGAGTTCCCCATCTCGGTCCGCGTTACCGATAACGGACACCCGGCACAATCGACGGAGCAAACACTGACGGTCAAGGTCGTTGACCCTCCACCGCCGCCCGCCGTTGAACCCGAGAAACCAAAGTTTGACGACGCGACTCAAACCGTGTTGACCGGATTGGTGAAAGGGCGTGACGATTGGGAGGCATGGATGCACGTTCGGACCCGTGATAAAACGCTGAAGTTAAGGGTCGGTGATAAGTTCGAAATCGGGACACTCAAAGGCGAAGTCATCGAGGTGACACGTCGCTATGCTGTTTTGGAAATCGATGGCCGACGGTTTAACTTACAACAGTCGGGTAACCTCAGCGAAGCCGCCAAAGCGTCGGAAGAAGATTGA